In the Bdellovibrionales bacterium genome, one interval contains:
- a CDS encoding aminotransferase class III-fold pyridoxal phosphate-dependent enzyme has protein sequence FYRTGTFLASYQTQIQPDLICLSKGLTGGFLPLALTVTTQKIYDAFLSDHIQTAFLHGHSYTGNPMACAAAHATFGLLQSKDMQQRISQLVSWTAEEINKLRGLDLVENPRSLGTIGAFDVAGYKGYFTGSFAETFSQKCIERGIYVKPLGGTIYTVPPYCVNEQEFRYMYQVIRETLFDLRK, from the coding sequence TTCTATCGGACCGGTACTTTTTTAGCCTCATACCAAACTCAGATCCAGCCGGATTTAATTTGTCTGTCGAAGGGGCTCACCGGTGGATTTTTACCTCTAGCTCTTACGGTCACTACGCAAAAAATTTATGATGCGTTTTTAAGCGATCATATTCAAACAGCATTTCTCCATGGCCATTCTTATACGGGAAACCCTATGGCCTGCGCGGCGGCCCATGCGACCTTTGGCCTCCTTCAATCCAAGGATATGCAGCAACGCATCTCTCAACTGGTGTCGTGGACGGCAGAGGAGATCAATAAATTGAGGGGCTTAGACCTTGTAGAAAACCCACGCTCCCTCGGCACCATCGGAGCTTTTGACGTTGCCGGTTACAAGGGCTACTTTACGGGATCATTCGCAGAGACCTTTTCGCAGAAATGCATCGAGAGAGGGATCTACGTAAAGCCCCTGGGAGGAACGATTTATACCGTTCCCCCTTACTGTGTGAATGAACAA